One genomic region from Frateuria soli encodes:
- a CDS encoding glycoside hydrolase family 2, which translates to MTSNGPSPAAPRLDATQRKRIIVILVATLLTCIAVVADLATGGRPDPEPLRAASILLDGQWRFHTGDDPRGAAAGTDDSGWETVDLAAPPGSHDGDVGLPDYVGGWMAHGHPGYHGYAWYRRGVSVPAGAAAWDILGPTLVEDGYELYWNGRRLGGSGRLGPDPRVVGTRPLRFALPADAAGSRGMLAIRTYMRPGAGTSADGGGMHTPPILAPRPVADALHRAQWRRTIAGYIVDAVEPAAMLAVVGLALAYGRRSCRRGFLALACLALALTAARRLNNAIVSWTDLQDLDTYAWLASVMWVPTMATWLLAWNRWCVPAWRSIDGAAVMLAIAGGLGALTPSADWTSICRLGSLALFVVIGVRIVRHGPMRVLALLTLAAIVAAQFGAQLLDPLGVPGIWFPFGIGVSRTQYIYAIAMPLLAILIARTVPPHEARREATRQEAQTVTPGVAS; encoded by the coding sequence ATGACGAGCAACGGACCCTCCCCGGCCGCACCCCGGCTCGATGCAACGCAACGGAAGCGGATCATCGTCATCCTCGTGGCGACGCTGCTGACATGCATCGCCGTCGTCGCCGACCTGGCAACCGGCGGCCGCCCCGACCCCGAGCCGCTGCGCGCCGCCTCCATCCTGCTCGACGGCCAGTGGCGCTTCCATACCGGCGACGACCCGCGCGGGGCTGCCGCCGGCACGGACGACAGCGGCTGGGAAACGGTCGACCTGGCCGCCCCGCCGGGCAGCCATGATGGCGACGTGGGCCTGCCGGACTACGTGGGCGGGTGGATGGCGCACGGCCATCCCGGTTACCACGGCTATGCCTGGTATCGGCGCGGAGTAAGCGTGCCGGCCGGCGCGGCCGCCTGGGACATCCTCGGGCCGACCCTGGTCGAGGACGGTTACGAGCTGTACTGGAACGGCCGACGGCTGGGCGGTTCGGGCCGGCTCGGACCGGACCCGCGCGTGGTCGGCACGCGACCGCTGCGCTTCGCCCTTCCCGCCGACGCGGCAGGTAGCCGGGGCATGCTCGCCATCCGCACCTACATGCGTCCCGGCGCCGGAACCAGCGCGGACGGCGGCGGCATGCATACCCCGCCGATCCTGGCGCCGCGGCCGGTGGCCGATGCACTGCATCGCGCGCAATGGCGGCGAACCATCGCCGGCTACATCGTCGATGCGGTCGAGCCGGCGGCCATGCTGGCGGTGGTCGGCCTGGCGCTTGCGTACGGGCGCCGCAGTTGCCGCAGGGGCTTCCTCGCCCTTGCCTGCCTTGCGCTGGCGCTCACGGCGGCCAGGCGACTCAACAACGCCATCGTCTCGTGGACCGACCTGCAGGACCTGGACACCTATGCATGGCTGGCCTCGGTGATGTGGGTGCCGACGATGGCCACCTGGCTGCTGGCCTGGAACCGCTGGTGCGTGCCGGCATGGCGCAGCATCGATGGCGCGGCGGTCATGCTGGCGATTGCCGGAGGCCTCGGCGCGCTGACCCCATCGGCGGACTGGACGAGCATCTGCCGGCTCGGCTCGCTCGCGCTGTTCGTCGTGATCGGCGTGCGCATCGTCCGCCACGGTCCGATGCGCGTGCTCGCCCTTCTCACGCTGGCTGCGATCGTGGCCGCGCAGTTCGGCGCGCAGCTGCTCGATCCCCTCGGCGTGCCGGGCATCTGGTTCCCGTTCGGCATCGGCGTGTCACGGACGCAGTACATCTATGCGATCGCCATGCCCCTGCTGGCCATCCTGATCGCGCGCACCGTGCCCCCGCATGAGGCGCGACGCGAGGCCACGCGACAGGAAGCGCAAACGGTCACGCCCGGGGTCGCGTCGTGA